GAGCGGGGGCCAGGCGCCGATGGCGATGACGCCCAAGTCAGTCAGGCCGGTGGTCGTGGCATCGGCGAACGGCCATCGGTTCAAGAACGGCGGCGACCTCACGTGCGTCGAGCACGCGTTCTCCCGGATCGTGAAGGGCGAGGACGTGCTCGACGCGCTCATCGGCGGCGTCAACCTCGTCGAGCTCGATCCGCTCGACGACAGCGTAGGGTACGGCGGCCTGCCGAACGCGAACGGGATCGTGCAGCTCGACTCGTGCTGCATGCACGGGCCGAAGAAGCGCGCGGGCGGCGTGGGAGCGCTCGAAGGCGTGCGGACCCCGTCGCTCGTCGCCAGGGCGGTGATGGATCAGACCGACCATCACCTGATCGTCGGCCGCGGCGCGCAGGAGTTCGCGCGCCGGCTCGGCTTCACGATCGCAGACGATCTGAACACC
The DNA window shown above is from Acidobacteriota bacterium and carries:
- a CDS encoding isoaspartyl peptidase/L-asparaginase; its protein translation is MKKINRRQFVMTTAAAGLAAATPASAAQSRPTPSGGQAPMAMTPKSVRPVVVASANGHRFKNGGDLTCVEHAFSRIVKGEDVLDALIGGVNLVELDPLDDSVGYGGLPNANGIVQLDSCCMHGPKKRAGGVGALEGVRTPSLVARAVMDQTDHHLIVGRGAQEFARRLGFTIADDLNT